The genomic segment AGACAAACCCCGTTCGACCTAAATGCACAACATAAATTACATTGTGCTGATAAAATATAATTCAGGGGGAAGTATCGCGCAAGTAGCATATTATATTTAGAAGGATAGAACAGTGGAGTAAAAAAACTGTACTGGAATCGCTACAAAAATCGTTCGCGATGGACTATAGCCCAATTTGACGGCGGGGAGATTGTAGGAGATTGTAATGGAGAAGATGGGTACACTGGGGGTGCTGACCTACCAGATTTCCCTGAAGACGTTTGGGATTATGATCGATCACCTCCTGAGGGAAGCTAATAAGCAGAATTATCAGTTACTGCTGAAAGTGGCCTCTAATCGGATTTCTCTGAACTCACTGGAAGATCAGATCCTGCAGATCCAACAGTTGATTGCCCGAGGCGTAGATGGACTTTTAATTCATACGTGGGGCGACGAAGAGGAATCAGTGCGCATTTTGAATGCCGTGAGGGGACGAGTGCCCGTGGTGACATTTTTCTATCCGACTCCAAACCTGAGCGGGATCGTGTTGGACTTTGTATCGGACTTTTATGGGGCTACAGAGCATTTGATCGAGTTGGGTCACGAGCGGATCGGATTTATTGGGCCGGACGGGAATGAGACCAACCTGATTTCGGCCAAGGCCAAGGGATATTTGCTGGCAATGCGAAACTACGGTCTGACGCACCAGTTCTTGTCCTCCAGGAATATCCGGACAGAAGGAGGATATCGCGAGAGCAAAGAGCTCGGCGACCAGTTTACGGCTCTTGTATGCCGGGACGATTATACGGCCATAGGCGTCTGTCGAGGGCTGTGGGAATCGGGTATTCGCATACCCGATGATGTGGCTGTGGTGGGTAATGGAGATATAGAAGTTGCGGCTTATCTGACGCCGGCGCTGACGACGTTGGCAACCCCGTACGAGGCGATTGCCCAGGCTGTTATGGATCTGATGCTGGAACAACTCGAGGCGCAGGCTGAACCTCGGCAAGTAATTTTAAGATCGCGTTTGGTTGTGCGGGAATCGTGTGGCGCTAACCAAAGCGAAAAATGATAGAAATATTGAACCTCAGTATTGAGTCAGGCAAAAAGGCGACCGAACTTTTATTCGGTCGCCTTTTTACATTTATTTGGGAAATCGAAATGGCGGCTCAATGTGGAGCCAGTTGATGCCGTTGAGTGCTTTGAGAAAGGCGATTAGATCCTGTTTTTCGGCATCGGTGAGGTTAAGGGGAGTGATCAATTCGTCGAGGAAGGGATTGGGTGTACCGCCTTTGTCGTAAAATTCGATGATTTCTTGCAGGGTTTTGATGCTGCCGTCGTGCATATAAGGGGCTGTGCGTGCAATTTCGCGCAGGGTGGGTGTTTTCATTGCGCCAAAGTGTTCTGGTTTTTTGGTTTGTGTATAGCGCCCGGGGTCTATGCCTTTAATGTCTTTTAAGTTGCCGGTTTTTTCGTAAGCGGAAAGATCGGCGCGATCCCAACTCGTGCCGATGTTGTGGAAGTCTTCGTCGGTATAGTTGAATCCCATGTGGCAGAGTGTGCAGCGCGCTTTGGTGCGAAAGAGGCGCAGGCCTCGGATAGCGGATGCGGACATGGCACCTTTGGGGCCGCCGTATTCGAACAAATCGTAGGGCGATTCGCCGGAGATCAGCGTGCGTTCGAAAGCGGCTAAGGCTTTGGCGATGTGGTCGGGCGTGATGGTGCTGTCCCCAAATGCGGCTTTGAAGTGGGTACGGTAACCAGAGATGGCTGATAAAGTGGCGACGACATGCTCAAGGGTGTTGCCCATTTCTGAGGGGCTCTGGATGGGGATAAGGGCCTGTTCTTCGAGGGAAGCAGCCCTGCCATCGTAGAAATAAATCGTGCCGTAGGCCCGGTTGATCAGGGTGGGCACATTGCGTGTGGGAGTCTGACCGTCAATACCTGTGGGCAAGACGCGGCCATCGGTAAAGGCACGGTGGGGCTGGTGGCAAGAGCCACAGGCTATGCTGCCGTCTCTGGAGAGCCGCTTGTCAAAAAAGAGGAGTTTGCCCAGGGCTATTTTAGTTTGGGTGATGGGATTGTTTTTGGGAATGCTGTTGAGATAGCGGATTTCGTCATGGCCCAATGGCACGCGGGGGATGTCGCCACTATATATAGCTATCGGA from the Gemmatimonadota bacterium genome contains:
- a CDS encoding LacI family transcriptional regulator; amino-acid sequence: MEKMGTLGVLTYQISLKTFGIMIDHLLREANKQNYQLLLKVASNRISLNSLEDQILQIQQLIARGVDGLLIHTWGDEEESVRILNAVRGRVPVVTFFYPTPNLSGIVLDFVSDFYGATEHLIELGHERIGFIGPDGNETNLISAKAKGYLLAMRNYGLTHQFLSSRNIRTEGGYRESKELGDQFTALVCRDDYTAIGVCRGLWESGIRIPDDVAVVGNGDIEVAAYLTPALTTLATPYEAIAQAVMDLMLEQLEAQAEPRQVILRSRLVVRESCGANQSEK
- a CDS encoding c-type cytochrome — encoded protein: MTIRLTFLCALLVALPIAIYSGDIPRVPLGHDEIRYLNSIPKNNPITQTKIALGKLLFFDKRLSRDGSIACGSCHQPHRAFTDGRVLPTGIDGQTPTRNVPTLINRAYGTIYFYDGRAASLEEQALIPIQSPSEMGNTLEHVVATLSAISGYRTHFKAAFGDSTITPDHIAKALAAFERTLISGESPYDLFEYGGPKGAMSASAIRGLRLFRTKARCTLCHMGFNYTDEDFHNIGTSWDRADLSAYEKTGNLKDIKGIDPGRYTQTKKPEHFGAMKTPTLREIARTAPYMHDGSIKTLQEIIEFYDKGGTPNPFLDELITPLNLTDAEKQDLIAFLKALNGINWLHIEPPFRFPK